The genome window AACCGGACGAGCCAATTAGAGTAGTCCCTGGAGATACAATTAATGAGGTTGATGAGCAAGGTGATATCGGTATCCCAGATATTTCATATTTCTACCATGACAAAGAGAATCCAGCCATATAGAAGAAGTCTACATTTAGTGACAAGACCACCTTTGTTCTAGCATTGAGGCAAAATTCTATCAAAGAGGCATATGACTTTCACATAGAacatagtgatagtgataggtTTAGATTAAAATGTACTAACATCGAGTGTGATTGGAGGATTCATGTCTCTAGGCTAAAACCTGAAAAGACCTCCATGGTATGTGTTGTGTGTGCCATATATTGTTGTTTATTCTTGAATATTTTCTGCTGCTTCATTCTAATACCTTCTTAAATGTGCAGGTGAACAAGCTACCAAATGATCACACTTGAAGAAGTTACCAAATGATCACCCTTTGTTGTGGATCAATGACAATCGCGGAAGTATCTGGGATGAGCAAGGACAATAAACCTTGGAGAGTTGTGGTTGACTTGATGGGAGGAACATGCACTTATGGACAGTGGCAACTGACTGAGAAGCCATGTACACATGCACTTGCACTCATTTTCTTTGATCCAAAATTGGGGTTGAAAATATGGTGGATGGGTATTATTCAATTGAATCATTCAAAGCTTCCTACTCATGTGTACTCACACCTATTGGAGACAAGTGCGATTGGCCTCAAGTGGATCCTGGGTTTGTCATGCTACCACCACTGCTAGGCAGATCAGCATGTTGGCTTAGGAAGACAATAATTAAGAAGCATGATGAGCCTGAAGTTAGACAGAGGGTGTGTACTAGGTGCAAGGAGTATGATCACATTGCTATGGCATGCAAGAACAAAATGACTAAGCTTGGGACCATGCCTCATCAACCACCAGAGAACTATAACAGTTATAGTTACTAGCATCATGATTATGTCCTCAATTGTTTACACTCATGACTCATTGCATGTAAAATATGGTATGCAGGAAAAGATCAACGAAAGGCAACAAGAATAAAAAGGCTAAGGCTAGACCATCCACACCCAACAAGAAGACAAACAAAAGAGCTAAAACAACACCTTATACACCAAGCAAAAGACACAAGATTGCTGCTGCTACTTCTAGTAGTCCATATCCAGTTACAAGGAGCCAAACATGATCTAGCATCCCAAAGAAAGTCTAAACTCGCTGGAGCTGAGCCCGCCAGGGCTCGAACCCCATGCGTCGCACCTATCAAAAAGCCTCTGTGAAGGCCCTGGGATGGGGGCccggtttaaaaaaaaaaagaaagcctAAACTCATGATGTGGTTCTCCATAGTCGCATATTTTGATTAAGAATTGATGCCATCACCTTTATGTAAAACTATGTTATTTATGAACATGTAAGTGGTTGAATGCCCAACTATCTAATTTCTGGATGTTGCTTATGGACAACATATGCCAACTTGTGTGATTGTGGAATTGCATATGGCTTTATGCTCAACTGTTTGCTATGTAATGGTGTTTAAGACTCATTTGTACTCGGTCTGATATGCATTCATGTTGTTCTGTTGTTGCCATATCCTGTGTCACAACTATGCACCATCAAATTATCTATGAATATGTTGTTTTGCTTTTGGTACATGCCGTGGTTGTCGCGCTGGATCCGGGAAGGGCGGCAAGAGGCGAGCAAAGGCCAACATCAGTGGCGAGCACACAAGGAGGTTGAAGAAGGGGCAAGGACCTGTCTGAGATGGCTTACGTGAGTTCAAAACGATTCGGGCTCGTGTCTTAACGGAGTGGTAGACGGAGAAAACACGTGGAACTAAGGAGTGCTAAACTAGTAAAGCCACTTGCCTgaggtcatctccaacagctacctcaaatttttatcctcaaaaatactattacagcatcctctatcactattacagtattccttattttttcatctccaacagctatcctATTTCTTACATTGTACTACTCTTTTTCCTCCTTCCggacccactgtcagcctctatCTACAGTACTGATACAGTATTGAtgcagtactgctacagtaccccaaCGGTGTTTTCATCCCTCCGGACCCAGCCTCTGTATACAGCACTGCTACAGTAGTCCAGCAAATTCATAGCTCCATACtctctccgcaacactgtagcactggatagggtatctgttggagatgctACAGTACTGTTACAGTAgcccgcaaagtactgtagaaCTAAAATCTGCAAATTTGGGGATTTCGTTGGAGTTGGCTTGACTCCTTCGCTCTTCCATTTTTATGAGTTGAATTGACAATATCATTATCCAACTATGTACAACCTCGAAACAGAACAACTAATATTTCACTAAGATGAATAAGCAACCCCTTTCTGTTATTGAATTCCTGCACATCATGCAATGTGTTCAATGTGAACATCCATGTGCTGATAGGATCTTTGGGTAACTGTAGTGTCCTCAACCTATGCATCAACATTGTAGAGTTCATGACTATATCAACTTGAGGATTACAGAATTTTGTTAATCGGGTTATGTCACACTTAGTGGAGACAAGAATGATAGACCAGGCAAAGCATCTGATGAATCTGTAATTGTCCCTTGCATTAGAACTTCAGTGGGCATCGTATACTTCTTCCTCATCTGGTGATATGAGAGTCAAATACGATGTAAATCATTAGAATATGCAATAATGAGCCTGGCTTTCTGCCTCTGTGTGTCCTTCCTCCCTGCTTCCTATTCCACTAAGATGTTTCATTAGTTCAAATGGTGAAATTAATGAGCAATTAGTAGGTCCTAAGTAGCTAGGTGATAGACTACTTATAAAGTAAGCTCTAGAGGTTTTCTGGATCTTATTTTGAAGCAAAAGGGTTGACCAGGGTTGTCTGTCAAGCAGCAGAATGTCCGTATTCAGGAGTTCCTACTTGCCAACATTGTTATAGAGGTGTGCTCCCGCCACCATCATGGTACTCAATAATAACATTTTATTCTGCCATGGATATGGCAGCATTACCCATGTTTATAAGTTCGGTCCTTCGACCCTTATTTCACAAAGCAAGGAAATGATTGGCTGGATTTACGCAAACCAAGGACCACTTTGAACGATTCaccttagaccatctccagcagagaAAGCAAATTTACAGATTCGGGTGCTACAGTGTTGTAGCACCACTGTTCACAGAGACAATATTCATgaagtagctgctggagatgatcttagaATCCAGGGAAGTAACACAGGAAACAATGTTCATGCAGTTGCTGGCAATGGTGCATACATAATTAGCCTATCAAAATGCAATGCATCTCTGAGCCTAGGGCTGCCAATAGAGCAAACATTTTttaaaaacgaaaaaaaaatccaaacaaaaaattagagaaaaactTTTCTTCTGTGCCTGAAAAGATTGGTGGCAATCATTCCAACAGTGGTGAGTGCACCTCATAGAAATAGCTCAGTACAATGTAAGCAGTCCTTTGACATTTCACTACTCCTTATATATAAGGGAGAGGGACCCTCACCCTGAGCTCACTGAGGTGTGCAAATAGGCTCTGATTTCACCTTTCTCCCTCTCCATGCTTCACACACTGGCACTGTAGTCCATGCAAGAGGAGAGGTAAAAAGATGATGTCCCTAGCAGCTTAGGACGGCGTGGCAGGCGAGTGAAGTGAGAGTCATATCCATAGGAACTAGGGAGAAGCTAGTGTTGGTTGCATTGCATAAGCTAGGGACTGTGTGCGCCTAGCTAGCTTGCTCATTGGTTCTTGCATGCACCGGCTGGCCGCCATGCAGGAGCAAGCTGCTGCTGACACTAGCCCTAGGCGGGAGAGCTCCAGCTGTGTCGACGTGCATGGCCCCATCATCGTCGGTGCGGGGCCGTCCGGCCTCGCCGTCGCGGCCACGCTCCGCCTGCACGAGGTCCCCTTCACCGTCCTCGAGCGCTCCGACGGCATCGCCGACCTGTGGACGAACCGCACGTACGACCGCCTCCGCCTGCACCTGCCCAAGGTCTTCTGCGAGCTCCCCCACGTCGGCTTCCCGCTCGACTTCCCCACGTACCCGACCAAGCACGACTTCCTCCGCTACCTCGGCTCGTACGCCGCGCGCTTCAACGTGTCACCGCTGTTCGGCCGCACCGTGACAGGCGCGCGGTTCGACGCGGCCACGTCCCACTGGCGGGTGACAGCCGTCTCGGCCGCCGACGGCGAGGCGACGGAGTACGTGTCGCCGTGGCTGGTGGTGGCCAGCGGGGAGAACGCCGAGGTGGTCGTGCCCAAAATGAAAGGGAGGGAGCGCTTCGCGGGGGAGGTGCTGCACTCCAGCGAGTACAGGAGTGGAGAGAGGTTCAAGGCCACGAAGGTGCTGGTCGTGGGGTGTGGCAACTCCGGGATGGAGATGTGCTTGGATTTGTGTGAGAATGGTGCAATGCCGTTCATGTCGGTCAGGAGCGGGGTAAGCTCTTTCGGTGCTTCCTGCGCATGGTTTCATTGGCTTCCTTGATGTAGCTCAACTATTTATGCTTGCTCTTTAGATTCATGTAGTTGTTACTTGATCATATTTTCACTCTTTACTGTGCCAACTTAAAAGTTTTCTCTAAAGATGATTTTAGTAACATACTCTGTTGCATTGTTAGCCGTTCCATCAGCACGTTCTATGAATTAACTATTCAAACTTTCTAGGTATCGTATTGGCTGTACTTGTCaatggatttttttaatttatgctTGCCAGTAGTAAGACTCTACTTTATCAAgcctttttcttttgtgataTATCTTTTTTATTAAAAGGAAGTGTTCCCTTTGTGTATCTGCATACAGAACaacttcctctctttttttttaatttcctcTTAATTTATCTTCACTCCCTAAACTTTCTAGAGCTTTGAACTAAAGCTCTGCTTATTTTCTTGTAAATGAAACCTGTATGGTTTATGCTAGTACTTGCTGTCACAATTAATATTCTTCAGAATCTTCTTCGCCAGTTAACATCTATCTCGGCATTAATGAAACAGGTGCATGTTCTACCAAGAGAGATGTTTGGGACCTCAACATTTGGTATAGCCATGAAACTACTAAAATGGCTGCCCATCAAGCTGGTCGATCGGTTCCTTCTCTTTGTTGCAAAGATGATCCTGGGAGACACTGAGAAATACGGGCTAAGGAGGCCCAAATTGGGCCCGCTGGAGATCAAGAACATCACCGGCAAGAGCCCTGTTCTCGACGTGGGAGCATGGTCTTTGATCAAATCTGGAAACATCAAGGTGAGGGCTGTCAAAAGACTTGTTTTCTCTTGCACGTCATGCCAACGCTAGCTTTCACTTCTGAGGTTTCTACAACATTCCCTCCTGTTGGTGAGTGAAGTGATTTTTTTACAGTTTTATCTACTAACTCTTTGCCTGGCTTCCTGGCTTTTACTCCCTCTGCCTGGTGCAGGCGTTTGTACTTTAGGTAGATACGTAGCTGTCATCCTCTTCACGATGCTGATGTGTTACATGAAAACAAAATAACTGCTGAACAAAAATAGCACCTTCATGGACCGTTGTCCTCTGTGTTGCGAGATCTAATTACTTCCGCGATCTGTGCAGAATCCAGGAGTTGTATtttcatcataaaaaaattacttttacgATGATCTCACTTAGTAGTGATAGCCTTACAATTAGCTCTGTCAAGTAGCAAGCCAACAATTCTTGTACAGTCTGTGCATTCCATTTGACTTCAAACCATTTTGTCCATATGTATCTGCATGTGCACTTCTGATGCCTTGAGCTGTAACAAATGCAGATTGTGCCAGAGGTGGAGTCATTCTCCGGCAACGGGGCAAGATTCGTGGACGGCAAGGAGATGGCATTCGATGCCGTCATCTTCGCCACCGGCTACAGAAGCAACGTCCCTTCCTGGCTCAAGGTTGCTGCTTAACCAAACACCACCGCGACACCTAGATCCTGTGCTAACACATACGCATCTCTAGCGAGTTATTCATATTTGTTTCACGACAGGACGGTGAGTTGTTCACCGAGGACGGCAAGCCAAAGGCTCAGCACCCAAGCAACTGGAGAGGTCCCAATGGCCTCTACTGCGTCGGATTCTCCGGCCGGGGCCTGCTCGGCGCTGGCGCGGACGCGCTGAGGGCCGCCGCGGACATCGCCGGGAGGTGGCAGGAGCTGGCAGCGGCAGCTGGAGCCAAGATCTCCTCAGTGTAATCTACAGGCCGGGTGGTGGTGCATGCATGGTGGTGGTGCATGCATGGTGGTGTTGCACCGTTCCCTGTGAGCTATGTATGTAGCAAGAGGGAGACTGGTGACTGATCGACCGTGTAAGCGAGCAGCAGGTGCCTGATTGGTGCTGTTCGCTGCTGCTGTAACCACAGCagctggtggtggtgctgcACACGTGTacaggggagagggagagggagaggccggCTTGTGTCTGTGTGTATGTgcttgagggggggggggtgacaaAATTTTGCATAGAACATCGCTTGTCTCATGCACCCATGCATGCAAAAACGGATGAAATAGTGCAGGCGTTTTTTTTCCCCTAGGGTGCAGGCCGTGATGTCTGCATTACGTCCCCAATTCCAAGACCCTTTGATTTGCCCCCCTCTATTTCTCTTCTCCCTGGTTCCAGTGTGATGTCATTTCCAGATGCGCATGTGAACACACGCAAGAGCAAGCAATGTTCAAATGCAAGTTGCATGCACTTTCTAGCTGGCACAAGTAGTTCtcagaaaaatgaaaaacagCACCGGTCCATTAACTGTTTAAGATGTCAGTCGGTTTGAATAATATATATGCACTTTCAGTCTGTACTTATATAGTATGTGATATTCTATTCCTCAATCAactgtttttttaaagattacACTCGACCATTGGATGGACATCCAAGGGTGAAGCATCTATACCTTTAAATTGTGTTTGGGTAGTTAATAACAATAATCAATTATGGACTAACGTGTTtgattaaaatatatgaagatTATCCCTGATTTGAATATTGAGCAGGAAGATGTACATGAGGAAAGTACATGAAGATTGCACTCAAGGCAAACCCTCATATTTCGTGTCTCAGGGCATTTAATGCTCTGACAACTAGCCATTGCTAAATGTTGGATGAGAGGTCGGTCTAACCAATACTAAAAGTCGGTCTAACCGCTGTAGTAGAGTCTTTTAGGGATTTCGAAGGCAACGATTATATTTTAGAGTGTGGTCTATAAATAGACCCCCACCAGTTTTAATGAAGCTCTCTTGCCGCCTGACCTGAACACTTGTCCTCTTGCCATCCCGCTCTCCCTCTCTTAGCTTAGTGATTGcatatttgagagtgtgagagcttCTAGCGCATAGTTTTGcattgtttaagctttgtggcaCTAGGGGTtcttcaagcaagcgtcatcaACTTGTTATTGTTAGAGGTTGCCACTTCCTAGACAACTTGGAGGAGTTGAAACCATCGAGCCTTTCAAGGAGATTATGAAGGAGCCCCGGTTCAAGCTTGTGAGAGGTTTGGAGCACACCTCACATGAGCGgtaaagtgctactctagtggaatcaGTGTATT of Phragmites australis chromosome 3, lpPhrAust1.1, whole genome shotgun sequence contains these proteins:
- the LOC133910436 gene encoding indole-3-pyruvate monooxygenase YUCCA8-like, which codes for MHRLAAMQEQAAADTSPRRESSSCVDVHGPIIVGAGPSGLAVAATLRLHEVPFTVLERSDGIADLWTNRTYDRLRLHLPKVFCELPHVGFPLDFPTYPTKHDFLRYLGSYAARFNVSPLFGRTVTGARFDAATSHWRVTAVSAADGEATEYVSPWLVVASGENAEVVVPKMKGRERFAGEVLHSSEYRSGERFKATKVLVVGCGNSGMEMCLDLCENGAMPFMSVRSGVHVLPREMFGTSTFGIAMKLLKWLPIKLVDRFLLFVAKMILGDTEKYGLRRPKLGPLEIKNITGKSPVLDVGAWSLIKSGNIKIVPEVESFSGNGARFVDGKEMAFDAVIFATGYRSNVPSWLKDGELFTEDGKPKAQHPSNWRGPNGLYCVGFSGRGLLGAGADALRAAADIAGRWQELAAAAGAKISSV